The nucleotide window TAACATCTTTTTATCAGCGAGATTTTCCTTTTTTTACAAAATTATTTCAAGATTTTAATTTTGGGATAGGTTCTAAAACATAATTTTTTTAAAAAAGGTGATTAAGTGAAAATTATTAATGTTAGTGCCCGAGAGATTTTTGATTCACGTGGCTACCCAACTATTGAGTGTCAGATTGTTTTGGAAAACAATAGCTTTGTTGTTGCTTCTGTTCCATCAGGTATGTCAAAAAGTGCACATGAGGCCGTTGAATTACGCGATGGTGGAACAAGACTTTCTGGTTTAGGTGTAGAAAAAGCAATTGAAATAATTGAAAATGTTATTACTCCACAGATTCTTGGTAAAGAACCGGATATGGTTTCTACTGACTTATGGATGATTGATCTAGATGGAACCGAAGATAAGTCAAAACTTGGCACTAATACAATGTTGGCAGTGAGCATAGCGTTGTGTAAAGCACAAGCATATGTCAATGGTATTGAGCCATTTGAGTTTATTGCGCATTTGTGTGATTTTGAATCAGTCACACTGCCAGTGCCAATGTTTAATATCATCAATGGTGGTGTTCATGCTGATAACAATTTGATGATTCAAGAATTTATGGTTATTCCCACAGGGCGAAGAAACTTTAAATTATGCTTAGAGGCTGCAACAACGGTATATCATCAGCTAAAATATTTATTACAACATAAAGGTAAACGAATTGCTGTTGGGCAGGAGGGGGGTTTTGCTCCAGATCTGGAAAATGAAGAAGAGGCACTTGATCTTTTGATGGAGGCAATTAGGTTGAGTGGTGATGAGCAAGAAGGTGGTTTTGTTATTGCGCTTGATATTGCAGCTTCTAGTTTTTATGATCTAGAAAAGAAGAAATATTGTTGGCATAAGAGAAAAATAAGTAGCGATACACTTATCAAAAAGTATGATAAATTAACTTCGCAGTATCCTATTTATTCAATTGAAGATGGACTCGACCAAAATGATTGGGATGGTTGGGAAGTATTGAGCAAAAAGCTTGGCGAATCAATCCATTTAGTAGGCGATGATATTTTTGCAACTAATCCATATCGTATCGCTCACGGTATTGAAGAAAATATTGCAGATTCAGCAATTATCAAGCCAAATCAAATTGGTACCCTTACCGAAACATTACAAGCAATCAAACTTTGCAAAGAGCATAATATGAATACAATCATTTCACATCGTTCTGGTGAGACAAACGATGCATTTATTGTTGATCTTGCTGTTGGTGTGAGTGCCAATCATATTAAGGCTGGTGGTTGTTCGCGTGGTGAGCGTTTAGCAAAATATAACCGAATGTTACAAATCGAGGATTCTCTTGTGATGTCGCTGTTGAGTTAAATGGTAGCCAATGGATTTTCGGCGTTTTCTAGCAGTGCTTTAAGTTCTTTCTCTTCTTTTGCCTTTTTATTAGATGAAATTTTAGAATAAGATGTTTGTGGATAAATGTGGTCTTTTATAACTGGCTTGTGTTTAACTCCAATAATTTTTTCATTGCTTACTGTTTTATCATCGCGATTATTTTTCTGTATTGGTATTTCTTTTTTATTATATTTGTTAGTAAAACTATCAATATCAATATTAAGTGAAAGATCATCATCTTTAAGTAATGTTGTTCTGAGCGAATTGCGTGTTGTAATTGATTGTTTTGTTTGTTTTGGTATCGGAAGATGAGCAAGCTCTAAGCCTTCGGTAGTAATAAGTTCATCGCGTGAAGTAAATGTGTCCATAGAGCTTTTTGAATCAGTACCCTCTGTACCAAAGAACCAGCGGGTAATTGGATCTCTAAGGTTCTCAAACAACATACCTTCATTGGCGTATTGTTTTGCAACATGTATATAATCTTTTGTATAACTACTTACTCCACCACGTAGACGTGGTTCGACAATTGTTGGGGAAATAAAGACTGTTAAATTTGTTTTATTTGCAATACCACTTCTATTCTTAAAGAACCAGCCAAGTATTGGGATTTTGCCAAGCAGCGGTGTTTCATTAACTGATTTAATTGTGTCAACACGTGTTAAGCCACCTAGTGCAAGAATTGCCTTGTTACCAACATTTGCATTAGTGATTACTTCGCGATTAAGTTTATCTGCATCACTAATATTACTACTCCTAAATTCTGCAATAGTAATTTGAACTTGTAGGTTTACACTGTTTGCAGAACTGATGCGTGGTGTAATTTTTACTTCTAAATTAGCATCAATTTGTCTTTTAGTTGCGGTGGTTGTACCGCCAGTACTACCAGACGCTTCATCATTTACTAGGCGACTTTCGCCAACGGTGATAATAGCTTTTTTATTATTAGTAGCAACAACATGTGGATGAGAGATTACTTTTCGGTGATCAAATAGTTTTGATATTGCCAGTAGATTCCATGTTGTACCGTCACTATCATTGAGTTCGATCAATGAAGTGCCTGCAGGAAAACTTGCAGCAATACTTGTTGGGTTATTGCTTGCATCTGTCAGCACATTACCGAGCAAATCAGATTTTACGGTGGTTGGATTTGTTGCGTTATTAAGAACAACTTGTCCTGCTTGCGCAGATTGAAAATTTATATCGCTATGTAATGGAACTACATCAGGATTACGAGTCAGACTA belongs to Candidatus Dependentiae bacterium and includes:
- the eno gene encoding phosphopyruvate hydratase produces the protein MKIINVSAREIFDSRGYPTIECQIVLENNSFVVASVPSGMSKSAHEAVELRDGGTRLSGLGVEKAIEIIENVITPQILGKEPDMVSTDLWMIDLDGTEDKSKLGTNTMLAVSIALCKAQAYVNGIEPFEFIAHLCDFESVTLPVPMFNIINGGVHADNNLMIQEFMVIPTGRRNFKLCLEAATTVYHQLKYLLQHKGKRIAVGQEGGFAPDLENEEEALDLLMEAIRLSGDEQEGGFVIALDIAASSFYDLEKKKYCWHKRKISSDTLIKKYDKLTSQYPIYSIEDGLDQNDWDGWEVLSKKLGESIHLVGDDIFATNPYRIAHGIEENIADSAIIKPNQIGTLTETLQAIKLCKEHNMNTIISHRSGETNDAFIVDLAVGVSANHIKAGGCSRGERLAKYNRMLQIEDSLVMSLLS